The Callospermophilus lateralis isolate mCalLat2 chromosome 3, mCalLat2.hap1, whole genome shotgun sequence genome has a segment encoding these proteins:
- the Lcmt2 gene encoding tRNA wybutosine-synthesizing protein 4, whose protein sequence is MGPRSRERRAGAVQSTNDSSALSKSSLAARGYVQDAFVALLVPGTVRRAPLIHRGYYVRARAVRHCVHAFLRRARACPEAPRSQILSLGAGSDSLYFCLKTDGLLARAAVWEVDFPDVARRKAERIAETPELCALTGPFQRGSPASVLCFKSLDYHILGLDLRQLQELDEALTSAGLDVTTPTLLLAEAVLTYLEPVSAASLIAWAARRFPDALFVVYEQMKPQDAFGQFMLQHFQQLNSPLHGLDSFPDVEAQRCRFLQAGWTACSAMDMNEFYHCFLPAEERWRIENLEPFDEFEEWHLKCAHYFVLAASRGDTLSQTLVFPPAEVFPRVDPASPSGVFDARIVTSDNQGSTLKTFGHASVLLSSGIILSAGGFGEQERRHCRVNKFHLLSRNSDSEWKGFHIDSWGTGTQWDGRLYHTMTRLSDTQVLVLGGRLSPVNPALSPLQIHLFKNEDNSTKSLNVTVTRAGPGTFTLSCWRHSTTEVSYKNQKYLFVYGGRSVLEPVLSDWHFLHVETMALVKIPVEGEAPEARHSHSACSWQGGALIAGGLGASEEPLNSVLFLRPISCGFLWESIDIQPPITPRYSHTAHVLNEKLLLVGGVWIHSSLVPGVTVVNLTTGLSSEYQIDTTCVPRPLMLHNHTSILLPEEQQLLLLGGGGNCFSFGTYFNPHTVTLDLSSLSVGQ, encoded by the coding sequence ATGGGCCCGCGGAGCCGGGAGCGGCGGGCAGGAGCAGTGCAGAGTACCAATGACAGCAGCGCTCTCAGCAAAAGTTCCCTAGCCGCGCGTGGGTACGTGCAGGACGCCTTCGTCGCGCTGTTGGTTCCGGGGACCGTGCGCCGCGCGCCGCTTATTCACAGAGGTTACTACGTCCGTGCGCGCGCTGTGCGGCACTGTGTACACGCCTTTCTGAGGCGAGCGCGCGCGTGCCCTGAGGCGCCTCGCTCGCAGATCTTGTCTTTGGGCGCGGGTTCTGACTCGCTGTATTTCTGCCTCAAAACTGATGGCCTCCTGGCCAGGGCTGCAGTGTGGGAAGTGGATTTCCCGGATGTGGCGCGGCGCAAAGCCGAGAGAATTGCAGAGACACCGGAACTGTGCGCGTTAACTGGGCCTTTCCAGAGGGGCAGTCCCGCCTCCGTGCTGTGCTTTAAGAGCTTGGACTACCACATCCTGGGCTTGGACCTAAGGCAGCTCCAGGAATTGGATGAGGCCCTGACCTCCGCGGGCTTGGACGTGACCACACCCACTCTGCTCCTGGCCGAGGCGGTGCTGACCTACCTCGAGCCGGTTAGTGCTGCCTCCCTCATTGCCTGGGCAGCCCGGCGTTTTCCTGATGCCCTTTTTGTGGTCTATGAGCAAATGAAGCCTCAAGATGCATTTGGGCAGTTCATGCTGCAACACTTTCAGCAGCTGAATTCTCCCCTTCATGGCCTGGACAGCTTTCCAGACGTGGAGGCCCAGCGGTGCCGCTTCCTTCAAGCTGGCTGGACTGCCTGTAGTGCCATGGACATGAATGAATTCTATCACTGCTTTCTCCCCGCAGAGGAACGCTGGCGGATAGAAAATCTTGAACCCTTTGATGAGTTTGAGGAATGGCATCTTAAGTGTGCCCACTACTTCGTTTTGGCAGCCTCTAGGGGAGATACCCTGTCCCAGACTCTGGTGTTTCCACCCGCAGAGGTATTTCCTCGAGTAGATCCTGCTTCACCTTCAGGAGTCTTCGATGCCAGAATAGTCACTAGTGACAATCAGGGCTCAACTCTTAAAACATTCGGCCATGCCTCTGtcctcctgagctctggcattatTCTCAGTGCAGGAGGATTTGGAGAACAGGAGAGGCGGCACTGTAGAGTGAACAAGTTTCACTTGCTGTCAAGAAATAGTGACTCTGAATGGAAaggcttccatatagacagttggGGGACGGGAACCCAGTGGGATGGACGTCTTTATCACACCATGACAAGACTTTCAGATACTCAGGTTTTGGTTCTGGGAGGGAGACTGTCCCCAGTAAATCCAGCCTTGAGCCCTCTAcagattcatttatttaaaaatgaagataatagCACTAAGAGCCTGAATGTGACAGTAACAAGGGCTGGTCCAGGAACTTTCACTTTGTCTTGTTGGCGGCATTCAACAACTGAAGTGTCCTATAAGAATCAGAAATATTTGTTTGTATATGGGGGTCGAAGTGTGCTAGAACCTGTACTAAGTGACTGGCATTTCTTGCATGTAGAGACAATGGCTTTGGTCAAGATCCCGGTGGAAGGGGAAGCACCTGAAGCTAGGCATTCCCACAGTGCCTGCAGTTGGCAAGGGGGAGCCCTTATTGCTGGAGGTCTTGGGGCTTCTGAGGAGCCATTGAACTCTGTACTCTTTCTGAGGCCAATCTCTTGTGGATTTCTCTGGGAATCAATAGATATCCAGCCTCCTATTACCCCAAGGTACTCCCACACAGCTCATGTACTCAATGAAAAGCTTCTACTGGTAGGAGGGGTCTGGATTCATTCTTCCTTAGTCCCGGGAGTGACTGTTGTCAACTTGACTACAGGATTGAGCTCTGAGTATCAGATTGACACAACATGTGTGCCGCGGCCATTAATGTTACACAACCATACTAGCATCCTCCTTCCTGAAGAGCAACAGCTCTTGCTCCTTGGAGGTGGGGGTAATtgcttttcctttggtacttATTTCAACCCCCATACAGTGACATTAGATCTTTCTTCCTTAAGTGTTGGGCAGTAA
- the Mapda gene encoding N6-Methyl-AMP deaminase isoform X1 → MEVEEQQQPWKTNFYTELPKVELHAHLNGSISSNTMRKLIAKKPNLKIHDHMTMIDKGKKRTLEECFKMFQIIHQLTTSPEDILMVTKDVIKEFADDGVKYLELRSTPRRENDTGMTKKTYVESILEGIKQSKQENLDIDVRYLMAIDRRGGPSVAKETVKLAEEFFLSTEDTVLGLDLSGDPTIGQAKDFLEPLLEAKKAGLKLALHLSEIPNQNKETQMLLDLLPDRIGHGTFLNSSEEGSLNLVDFVRQHQIPLELCLTSNIKSQTVPSYDQHHFGFWYSIAHPSVICTDDKGVFATYLSQEYQLAAETFNLTKSQTSTLRWRKPAIRCPLALQEFCSCFYSSVNPALTLVHPGLWISFFKFMRQESRNKKKLVVSSWGSAARLEGMAHHY, encoded by the exons ATGGAGGTAGAAGAACAACAGCAGCCATGGAAGACCAACTTTTACACAGAATTGCCAAAAGTG GAACTTCATGCCCACTTAAATGGATCCATTAGTTCTAATACCATGAGGAAATTAATAGCCAAGAAGCCAAATCTTAAAATCCATGATCATATGACTATGATTgacaagggaaagaaaagaactcTAGAAGA GTGTTTCAAGATGTTtcaaattattcatcaacttactACTAGCCCTGAAGATATTCTAATG GTCACAAAAGATGTCATTAAAGAATTTGCAGATGATGGTGTCAAGTACCTGGAACTGAGGAGCACACCTAGAAGAGAAAATGATACTG GAATGACTAAAAAGACTTATGTGGAATCCATACTTGAGGGTATAAAACAGTCTAAACAAGAAAATTTAGACATTGATGTTAG atATTTGATGGCAATTGACAGAAGAGGCGGCCCTTCAGTAGCCAAGGAGACTGTTAAACTTGCTGAAGAGTTCTTCCTTTCTACTGAAGATACAGTTCTTGGCCTTGACCTCAGTGGAGACCCTACC ATAGGACAAGCCAAAGATTTCTTGGAACCTCTTTTAGAAGCTAAAAAAGCAGGTCTGAAGTTGGCATTGCATCTTTCAGAG ATTCCAAACCAAAATAAAGAAACACAAATGCTCCTCGATCTACTTCCTGACAGAATTGGACATGGAACATTTCTCAACTCCTCTGAGGAAGGATCCCTCAATCTGGTAGATTTTGTGAGGCAACACCAAATCCCACTAG AACTCTGTTTGACCTCAAACATCAAAAGTCAGACAGTTCCATCTTATGACCAGCATCACTTTGGATTTTGGTACAGCATTGCTCATCCTTCTGTGATCTGT ACTGATGATAAGGGTGTTTTTGCGACATACCTTTCTCAAGAGTACCAACTGGCTGCTGAAACATTTAATTTAACCAAGTCTCAG ACAAGCACACTCAGATGGAGAAAACCTGCTATCCGGTGCCCTCTTGCACTGCAAGAGTTCTGTTCCTGTTTCTATTCTTCAGTAAACCCTGCCCTTACACTTGTTCATCCTGgtctgtggatttcattcttcaaattcaTGAGACAAGAATCCAGAAACAAGAAGAAATTGGTGGTGAGCTCCTGGGGATCTGCTGCAAGACTGGAGGGCATGGCCCATCATTACTAG
- the Mapda gene encoding N6-Methyl-AMP deaminase isoform X2, with protein MEVEEQQQPWKTNFYTELPKVELHAHLNGSISSNTMRKLIAKKPNLKIHDHMTMIDKGKKRTLEECFKMFQIIHQLTTSPEDILMVTKDVIKEFADDGVKYLELRSTPRRENDTGMTKKTYVESILEGIKQSKQENLDIDVRYLMAIDRRGGPSVAKETVKLAEEFFLSTEDTVLGLDLSGDPTIGQAKDFLEPLLEAKKAGLKLALHLSEIPNQNKETQMLLDLLPDRIGHGTFLNSSEEGSLNLVDFVRQHQIPLELCLTSNIKSQTVPSYDQHHFGFWYSIAHPSVICTDDKGVFATYLSQEYQLAAETFNLTKSQVWDLSYESISYIFASDSTRSELRKKWKNLKPKVLHF; from the exons ATGGAGGTAGAAGAACAACAGCAGCCATGGAAGACCAACTTTTACACAGAATTGCCAAAAGTG GAACTTCATGCCCACTTAAATGGATCCATTAGTTCTAATACCATGAGGAAATTAATAGCCAAGAAGCCAAATCTTAAAATCCATGATCATATGACTATGATTgacaagggaaagaaaagaactcTAGAAGA GTGTTTCAAGATGTTtcaaattattcatcaacttactACTAGCCCTGAAGATATTCTAATG GTCACAAAAGATGTCATTAAAGAATTTGCAGATGATGGTGTCAAGTACCTGGAACTGAGGAGCACACCTAGAAGAGAAAATGATACTG GAATGACTAAAAAGACTTATGTGGAATCCATACTTGAGGGTATAAAACAGTCTAAACAAGAAAATTTAGACATTGATGTTAG atATTTGATGGCAATTGACAGAAGAGGCGGCCCTTCAGTAGCCAAGGAGACTGTTAAACTTGCTGAAGAGTTCTTCCTTTCTACTGAAGATACAGTTCTTGGCCTTGACCTCAGTGGAGACCCTACC ATAGGACAAGCCAAAGATTTCTTGGAACCTCTTTTAGAAGCTAAAAAAGCAGGTCTGAAGTTGGCATTGCATCTTTCAGAG ATTCCAAACCAAAATAAAGAAACACAAATGCTCCTCGATCTACTTCCTGACAGAATTGGACATGGAACATTTCTCAACTCCTCTGAGGAAGGATCCCTCAATCTGGTAGATTTTGTGAGGCAACACCAAATCCCACTAG AACTCTGTTTGACCTCAAACATCAAAAGTCAGACAGTTCCATCTTATGACCAGCATCACTTTGGATTTTGGTACAGCATTGCTCATCCTTCTGTGATCTGT ACTGATGATAAGGGTGTTTTTGCGACATACCTTTCTCAAGAGTACCAACTGGCTGCTGAAACATTTAATTTAACCAAGTCTCAGGTATGGGATCTGTCTTATGAATCCATCAGCTACATCTTTGCTTCTGATAGCACTAGATCTGAATTGAGAAAGAAGTGGAAAAATCTGAAGCCCAAAGTGTTACACTTTTGA
- the Mapda gene encoding N6-Methyl-AMP deaminase isoform X3 — protein MEVEEQQQPWKTNFYTELPKVELHAHLNGSISSNTMRKLIAKKPNLKIHDHMTMIDKGKKRTLEECFKMFQIIHQLTTSPEDILMVTKDVIKEFADDGVKYLELRSTPRRENDTGMTKKTYVESILEGIKQSKQENLDIDVRYLMAIDRRGGPSVAKETVKLAEEFFLSTEDTVLGLDLSGDPTIGQAKDFLEPLLEAKKAGLKLALHLSEIPNQNKETQMLLDLLPDRIGHGTFLNSSEEGSLNLVDFVRQHQIPLELCLTSNIKSQTVPSYDQHHFGFWYSIAHPSVICTDDKGVFATYLSQEYQLAAETFNLTKSQ, from the exons ATGGAGGTAGAAGAACAACAGCAGCCATGGAAGACCAACTTTTACACAGAATTGCCAAAAGTG GAACTTCATGCCCACTTAAATGGATCCATTAGTTCTAATACCATGAGGAAATTAATAGCCAAGAAGCCAAATCTTAAAATCCATGATCATATGACTATGATTgacaagggaaagaaaagaactcTAGAAGA GTGTTTCAAGATGTTtcaaattattcatcaacttactACTAGCCCTGAAGATATTCTAATG GTCACAAAAGATGTCATTAAAGAATTTGCAGATGATGGTGTCAAGTACCTGGAACTGAGGAGCACACCTAGAAGAGAAAATGATACTG GAATGACTAAAAAGACTTATGTGGAATCCATACTTGAGGGTATAAAACAGTCTAAACAAGAAAATTTAGACATTGATGTTAG atATTTGATGGCAATTGACAGAAGAGGCGGCCCTTCAGTAGCCAAGGAGACTGTTAAACTTGCTGAAGAGTTCTTCCTTTCTACTGAAGATACAGTTCTTGGCCTTGACCTCAGTGGAGACCCTACC ATAGGACAAGCCAAAGATTTCTTGGAACCTCTTTTAGAAGCTAAAAAAGCAGGTCTGAAGTTGGCATTGCATCTTTCAGAG ATTCCAAACCAAAATAAAGAAACACAAATGCTCCTCGATCTACTTCCTGACAGAATTGGACATGGAACATTTCTCAACTCCTCTGAGGAAGGATCCCTCAATCTGGTAGATTTTGTGAGGCAACACCAAATCCCACTAG AACTCTGTTTGACCTCAAACATCAAAAGTCAGACAGTTCCATCTTATGACCAGCATCACTTTGGATTTTGGTACAGCATTGCTCATCCTTCTGTGATCTGT ACTGATGATAAGGGTGTTTTTGCGACATACCTTTCTCAAGAGTACCAACTGGCTGCTGAAACATTTAATTTAACCAAGTCTCAG TAA